The proteins below are encoded in one region of Segatella copri:
- the secA gene encoding preprotein translocase subunit SecA has translation MNFNKILQSLFGNKSTRDMKLIQPIVEKIKAEYPKMQALSNDELRAKTKELQKYVQEYAKEEKAKIAELKAKIEDTPIDEREGIFNQIDKLEQEALDKYEEALNEVLPQVFAIVKDTARRFAENEETIVTATDFDRELASNPANDFVTIDGDKAIYHNHWTAGGNDMKWEMIHYDVQLFGGVVLHQGKIAEMATGEGKTLVGTTPIFLNALTGNGVHVVTVNDYLAKRDSEWMGPLYMFHGLSVDCIDKHRPNSDERRKAYLADITFGTNNEFGFDYLRDNMATNPADLVQRQHNYAIVDEVDSVLIDDARTPLIISGPIPKGDDQMFEQYQPLVEKLYEVQRKQATELLAEAKQKINEGTKAKNQELLDEGFLALFRSYKALPKNKPLIKYLSEEGIKAGLLKTEEYYMANNNREMPKATEPLYFVVDEKMNSADLTDKGTDWLAKQVNDKELFVLPDITTEMSELEARTDLTDQERLDKKDEMLAHYGVQSERVHTLQQLLKGYTMFNKDDEYVVMDGQVKIVDEQTGRIMEGRRWSDGLHQAIEAKEHVKVEAATQTFATITLQNYFRMYHKLAGMTGTASTESGEFWDIYKLDVVEIPTNRPIQRKDLDDRVYKTAREKYRAVIDEIEETRNAGRPVLVGTTSVEISELLSKMLKMRNIPHNVLNAKLHQQEAQIVAEAGRSVNGKGAVTIATNMAGRGTDIKLTPEVKAAGGLAIIGTERHESRRVDRQLRGRAGRQGDPGSSVFYVSLEDKLMRLFASERIAKVMDRLGFEDGERIESPMISKSIERAQRKVEENNFGIRKHLLEYDDVMNRQRTVIYEKRRHALMGERIGMDIANIIWDRVLNIVNNNDFFGAKEEFLKVLAMEIPFNEDEYENGRREDLAERAFQEAMATFKRKTDRIQATAMPIIKQVYENQGAIYERIMVPITDGKRMYNIPCNLKEAYESEAKNVVKEFEKSVVLQIIDDDWKENLRKLDELKHSVQNASYEQKDPLLIFKLESAKVWDAMINDMYDRIASILMRGQIPVMEQEQPVQEAAPEQHTQQNYVESKVDLDAEREAQEAAANQDTREGAQVNRTPYRAEHMPRPNDPCPCGSGKKFKNCHGRNL, from the coding sequence ATGAACTTTAACAAAATTCTCCAGTCATTGTTTGGCAACAAGTCAACTCGCGATATGAAGTTGATCCAGCCAATCGTAGAAAAGATCAAGGCAGAGTATCCTAAGATGCAGGCCTTAAGCAATGACGAACTTCGTGCAAAAACAAAAGAACTTCAGAAGTACGTACAGGAGTACGCCAAGGAAGAGAAGGCTAAGATTGCTGAACTCAAGGCTAAAATTGAAGACACTCCTATCGATGAGCGTGAAGGTATCTTCAACCAGATCGACAAGTTAGAGCAGGAAGCACTCGACAAGTATGAGGAAGCCCTCAACGAGGTTTTGCCTCAGGTTTTCGCTATCGTTAAGGATACTGCTCGCCGTTTCGCTGAGAACGAGGAAACAATAGTTACTGCTACCGACTTCGACCGCGAGCTGGCTTCTAATCCAGCTAACGACTTCGTTACCATCGATGGCGACAAGGCTATCTATCACAACCACTGGACAGCCGGCGGTAATGATATGAAGTGGGAAATGATTCACTACGATGTACAGCTCTTCGGTGGTGTTGTTCTCCATCAGGGTAAGATTGCCGAGATGGCTACCGGTGAGGGTAAGACCCTTGTAGGTACAACACCTATCTTCCTGAATGCCCTCACAGGCAATGGTGTTCACGTCGTTACCGTGAACGATTACTTGGCTAAGCGTGACTCTGAGTGGATGGGACCTCTCTATATGTTCCACGGTCTCTCTGTAGATTGTATCGACAAGCACCGTCCTAATTCCGACGAGCGCCGCAAGGCATACCTGGCAGATATCACCTTCGGTACCAACAACGAGTTCGGTTTCGATTATCTTCGTGATAACATGGCTACCAACCCAGCCGATCTGGTACAGCGCCAGCACAACTACGCCATCGTCGATGAGGTCGACTCAGTGTTGATTGATGATGCCCGTACCCCATTGATCATCTCTGGTCCTATTCCAAAGGGCGACGACCAGATGTTTGAGCAGTATCAGCCATTGGTTGAGAAACTTTATGAGGTACAGCGCAAGCAGGCTACAGAATTGCTCGCCGAGGCTAAGCAGAAGATTAACGAAGGTACAAAAGCTAAGAATCAGGAACTCCTTGATGAAGGCTTCCTCGCACTCTTCCGTTCTTACAAGGCATTGCCTAAGAACAAACCATTGATCAAGTATCTTTCTGAGGAAGGTATCAAGGCTGGTCTGCTGAAGACCGAGGAATACTACATGGCAAACAACAACCGTGAGATGCCTAAGGCTACTGAGCCATTGTACTTCGTAGTAGACGAGAAAATGAATTCTGCCGACCTTACCGATAAGGGAACCGACTGGTTGGCTAAGCAGGTAAACGACAAGGAACTCTTCGTATTGCCTGATATCACAACAGAAATGAGTGAACTCGAGGCACGTACAGACCTTACCGACCAGGAGCGTCTTGACAAGAAAGACGAGATGCTGGCTCACTATGGTGTACAGAGCGAACGTGTTCACACCTTGCAGCAGCTCCTGAAGGGTTACACCATGTTCAATAAGGACGACGAATATGTTGTCATGGACGGACAGGTAAAGATTGTGGATGAGCAGACAGGACGTATCATGGAAGGCCGTCGCTGGAGCGATGGTTTGCACCAGGCTATTGAAGCTAAGGAGCACGTAAAGGTAGAGGCTGCTACACAGACCTTTGCTACCATCACACTTCAGAACTACTTCCGTATGTACCACAAACTCGCAGGTATGACCGGTACTGCAAGTACAGAGTCAGGTGAGTTCTGGGATATCTACAAACTCGATGTTGTTGAGATTCCAACCAACCGCCCTATCCAGCGTAAGGACTTGGATGACCGTGTATACAAGACTGCCCGCGAGAAATATCGTGCAGTTATCGACGAAATCGAGGAAACACGTAATGCTGGCCGCCCAGTCTTGGTAGGTACAACATCTGTCGAGATTTCTGAGTTGTTGAGCAAGATGTTGAAGATGCGCAACATTCCTCATAATGTATTGAACGCTAAGCTGCACCAGCAGGAGGCTCAGATTGTAGCCGAGGCAGGTCGCTCAGTAAACGGTAAGGGTGCCGTAACCATCGCTACCAACATGGCAGGTCGTGGTACCGATATCAAGCTGACTCCAGAGGTAAAGGCTGCAGGTGGTCTTGCCATCATCGGTACAGAACGTCATGAGAGCCGCCGTGTAGACCGTCAGCTCCGTGGTCGTGCTGGTCGTCAGGGTGACCCAGGTTCTTCTGTATTCTATGTATCATTGGAGGATAAGCTGATGCGTCTGTTCGCTTCAGAGCGTATCGCCAAGGTAATGGACCGTCTCGGTTTCGAGGATGGCGAGCGTATCGAGAGCCCAATGATCAGCAAGAGTATCGAGCGTGCTCAGCGCAAGGTTGAGGAAAACAACTTCGGTATCCGTAAACACCTCTTGGAGTATGATGACGTGATGAACCGTCAGCGTACCGTTATCTACGAGAAGCGTCGCCACGCCCTCATGGGTGAGCGTATCGGTATGGATATTGCCAACATCATCTGGGACCGCGTATTGAACATCGTCAACAACAACGACTTCTTCGGTGCCAAGGAAGAGTTCCTGAAAGTTCTCGCTATGGAGATTCCATTCAACGAGGATGAGTATGAGAACGGCAGACGTGAGGATTTGGCAGAGCGTGCTTTCCAGGAGGCTATGGCTACATTCAAGCGTAAGACAGACCGCATCCAGGCTACAGCTATGCCTATCATCAAGCAGGTATACGAAAACCAGGGTGCTATATACGAGCGCATCATGGTGCCTATCACAGACGGCAAGCGCATGTACAATATTCCTTGCAACCTCAAGGAGGCATACGAGAGCGAGGCTAAGAACGTAGTTAAGGAGTTTGAGAAGAGCGTTGTTCTCCAGATTATCGATGACGACTGGAAGGAGAACCTCCGCAAGCTCGACGAACTGAAGCACTCTGTACAGAATGCAAGCTACGAGCAGAAGGATCCTCTCCTCATCTTTAAGTTGGAGAGTGCCAAGGTTTGGGATGCCATGATCAATGACATGTACGACCGTATTGCAAGTATCCTGATGCGTGGTCAGATTCCAGTAATGGAGCAAGAGCAGCCAGTTCAGGAGGCAGCTCCTGAGCAGCACACTCAGCAGAACTATGTAGAAAGCAAGGTAGATTTGGATGCAGAGCGTGAGGCACAGGAGGCAGCTGCTAACCAGGATACCCGAGAGGGCGCACAGGTAAACCGCACTCCTTACCGTGCAGAGCACATGCCACGTCCTAACGACCCATGTCCATGCGGAAGCGGCAAGAAGTTTAAGAACTGCCACGGCAGAAACCTGTAA